In one window of Cyanobacterium sp. T60_A2020_053 DNA:
- a CDS encoding DUF5615 family PIN-like protein produces the protein MENKIKFHLDENISQAIAYGLKRRGIDVTTTPEKYLIGISDQEQLAFAVSEKRVIFTQDTDFLRLHHQGINHFGIVYCQQKSKSIGEIIQHLILIWQILEVEEMINHLEYL, from the coding sequence ATGGAAAATAAGATAAAATTTCACTTAGATGAAAATATTAGCCAAGCGATTGCTTATGGTTTGAAGAGAAGAGGAATTGATGTAACTACTACCCCTGAAAAATATCTTATCGGTATTTCAGATCAAGAACAATTAGCATTTGCCGTATCTGAAAAACGAGTTATTTTTACGCAAGATACAGATTTTTTGAGACTTCATCATCAAGGCATTAATCATTTCGGCATTGTTTATTGTCAGCAAAAAAGTAAATCCATTGGAGAAATAATACAACATTTAATTCTCATTTGGCAAATACTCGAAGTGGAAGAAATGATCAATCATCTTGAATATTTGTAA
- a CDS encoding XisI protein — protein MDKLKLYRQYIKQLLSQYNSMQKQDDDYESQLIFDEIRDHYLWLDVGWDGYKRIYYTVIHFDIKQEKVWLQQNATDLNPAEDLIQMGVTREDIVLGLQPPYKRPHTSYGVA, from the coding sequence ATGGATAAATTGAAATTATACCGTCAATATATTAAACAATTACTTTCTCAATATAACTCAATGCAAAAACAAGATGATGATTATGAATCTCAATTAATTTTTGACGAAATCAGAGATCATTATTTGTGGTTAGATGTGGGTTGGGATGGCTATAAAAGAATTTATTACACAGTTATTCATTTTGATATTAAACAAGAAAAAGTTTGGTTGCAACAAAATGCCACAGACCTCAATCCTGCTGAGGATTTGATTCAAATGGGAGTAACACGAGAGGATATAGTTTTAGGTTTGCAACCGCCTTACAAGCGCCCTCACACCAGTTACGGAGTGGCTTAA
- a CDS encoding VWA domain-containing protein: protein MNQIKPQAHFICLRDAVATDNVSYLDVIMRITVPEIKTKNQRPPLNLGLVIDRSGSMGGDKISYARAAAIYAVQQLGESDRLSVTIYDDEVEVIIPSQQAKDKQQIINRIKRITPGGTTALYDGWVEGATQVSQYLQPESLNRVILLSDGLANVGETNPDVIGNAVNGLSQRGVTTTTMGIGDDFNEDLMQGIALTGDGNYYYIQNPDQLPSIFNAELQGIMATIGQKVSLGIKTFSPVELVDVFNDLETTEYGRYKLPNLIAGNHIDVVVRLKVPPMTASAPLIQCRLAYDDNETQSRKVSHHKLSLPVVNSTELANYPFNEEVKAKVVQLMATRAREEAVKNLDRGDIIGTKQRLEEAKEEMMASGVAFDVIAPDMAEMDSLLADLEKGKRQSMRKNAQYQTYNKRRSRP, encoded by the coding sequence ATGAACCAAATTAAACCCCAAGCGCACTTCATCTGTTTAAGAGATGCTGTTGCTACTGATAACGTTAGCTATCTCGATGTTATCATGAGGATTACAGTACCAGAAATTAAGACGAAAAACCAGCGCCCTCCCCTCAATTTAGGGTTAGTAATTGATCGCTCTGGATCGATGGGTGGTGATAAAATTAGTTATGCGCGCGCCGCCGCCATCTATGCGGTGCAACAGTTAGGGGAATCTGATCGCCTTAGCGTTACCATTTATGATGATGAAGTGGAAGTAATTATCCCTTCTCAACAGGCAAAAGACAAACAACAGATTATCAATCGCATCAAAAGAATTACCCCCGGTGGTACAACCGCATTATATGATGGATGGGTGGAGGGCGCTACTCAAGTTAGTCAATATCTGCAACCTGAATCCTTAAACCGTGTCATCCTTTTATCCGATGGTTTGGCGAATGTGGGGGAAACTAATCCCGATGTCATCGGTAATGCTGTTAACGGCTTGAGTCAAAGAGGTGTTACCACTACCACTATGGGCATCGGTGATGATTTTAATGAGGATTTGATGCAAGGCATCGCCCTCACTGGGGATGGTAATTATTACTATATCCAAAACCCCGATCAGTTACCAAGTATCTTCAATGCTGAGTTACAGGGCATTATGGCAACCATTGGGCAAAAAGTCAGTTTAGGTATCAAAACCTTTTCCCCTGTGGAATTGGTGGATGTCTTTAATGATCTCGAAACTACGGAATACGGGCGCTATAAGTTACCGAATCTCATCGCCGGGAATCATATTGATGTGGTGGTGCGCTTGAAAGTTCCCCCCATGACGGCATCAGCGCCCCTCATCCAATGCCGATTAGCCTATGATGATAATGAAACCCAATCCAGAAAAGTATCTCATCATAAGTTATCTTTACCTGTGGTTAATTCTACGGAGTTGGCAAATTATCCTTTCAATGAGGAAGTCAAAGCCAAAGTAGTGCAATTAATGGCGACGCGCGCTAGAGAGGAAGCGGTTAAAAATCTTGACAGGGGCGACATTATTGGCACAAAACAGCGTTTAGAGGAAGCAAAAGAAGAAATGATGGCTTCTGGGGTAGCATTTGATGTCATAGCGCCCGACATGGCGGAAATGGATAGTTTATTAGCAGATTTAGAAAAAGGTAAGCGTCAATCTATGCGCAAAAATGCTCAATATCAAACCTATAATAAGCGCCGTAGTCGTCCATAA
- a CDS encoding type II toxin-antitoxin system PemK/MazF family toxin → MSLKKGDIVLVPFPFTDLSTTKLRPAVVLWVDLSGRDITVCFISSQNVSSINVEEFLIYKNDSEFSQTGLKVISKVRVSRIVTIERNLITRKLGELEVDLLQTLNQKLKNTFQLY, encoded by the coding sequence ATGTCTCTCAAAAAAGGTGATATTGTTTTAGTTCCCTTTCCTTTTACAGATTTAAGTACCACAAAACTTCGTCCTGCTGTTGTATTGTGGGTTGACTTATCAGGCAGAGATATTACAGTTTGTTTTATTTCTTCTCAAAATGTTAGTAGTATAAATGTGGAAGAATTTTTGATTTATAAAAACGATTCCGAATTTTCCCAAACGGGATTAAAAGTTATTTCTAAAGTTAGAGTTTCTCGAATAGTAACGATTGAAAGAAATTTGATAACAAGAAAACTCGGAGAATTAGAAGTTGATTTATTACAAACCTTGAATCAAAAATTAAAAAACACTTTTCAACTTTATTAA